GGGTTTTCGGATCAAGTCCGTTGGTCGGTTCGTCTAAAATCAGCACTTCCGGATTTACCGCCAGCACGGCGGCAATCGCCACTTTCTTTTTCTCCCCGCCGCTTAAATGATGGGGCAAACGGTCGGCTAAAGGCCGGATTCCCACAAAATCCAGCAATTCTTCCGCCCGCTGCCGGGCCGCACCATATTCCATCCCCATATTGAGAGGTCCAAACAGAATCTCGTCAAGAACACTGGCACAAAAAATTTGTACATCCGAATTTTGAAATACAAAGCCAACCCGCCGGCGGTAAGCGGCGGCAAACTCTTTATCGGCCATGCTTCGAGCCGTGATTTCCCGGTTAAACGCAATAAAGCGTCCCCGCTGAGGAAAAATCAATCCGGCCAGAATTTTTTGCAAGGTGGATTTACCACAGCCGTTAGGCCCCAGCAGCACCAGTTTCTCCCCGGCAGCAACTGCAAGACTGACGTCCTGCA
The sequence above is a segment of the Veillonellales bacterium genome. Coding sequences within it:
- a CDS encoding ABC transporter ATP-binding protein; translated protein: MPETLIFNLQHIGYCYRPEEPALQDVSLAVAAGEKLVLLGPNGCGKSTLQKILAGLIFPQRGRFIAFNREITARSMADKEFAAAYRRRVGFVFQNSDVQIFCASVLDEILFGPLNMGMEYGAARQRAEELLDFVGIRPLADRLPHHLSGGEKKKVAIAAVLAVNPEVLILDEPTNGLDPKTQSWMRSTLNQLSRQGKTIIAATHHLDLVPDLADRVVVLGDGHSLIADDRPIPILENRELLLAANLIGAAQHVHIHGQDGHVHVHRHVDEVKNE